Within Streptomyces sp. SS1-1, the genomic segment GATCTCCATGGGGGCGGTGTCGAGTCCGGGGTGCACGGTCCGCCACTGGCGGACCACGGCGGCCACCGTGTCCTGTCGCGTCCCGGTCGGCCCGCCGTTCGTCCCCGTCATGGCCGTACGCCCTCCGTCGTGTCGCTGTCCGTGCGCTGGTCGTGGTGCGGGCCCTCGCGGTGTCCCGTCCCGGCGAGCGTACGGGGTGCCTCGCGCGCCCTCCGCACGACCCGCGCGCCGGCGCGGTCCGGGACGGCCACGGCGGCGAGGAGTCCGACGAGCGCGCCGACGAGGGTGTCGAGCACCCGCTCGCCGATCAGGCGCCCGGGGTCCTGGAGTCCGGCGAACTCGGTGATCAGCAGGGCCATCGGCGTCACGCACACGCTGCCGAGCCAGTAGTTGCGGCCGATCAGGGCCTCGGCGCCGAAGTTCAGGGCGACGCAGCACAGGACGAGGGCGAGGCCGCCGAGGTGCGCGACGGGGACGAGGGCGGCGAAGAGGAGGACGCCGAGGAGGTTGCCGACGACGCGCTGGATCCCCCGGCCCCAGGTGAGCGTGAAGCTGGCCTGGTAGAGGGAGGCGGCGGTCACCAGCGCCCAGTACGGGCGGCCGACCCCGAGCGCCAGGGAGGCGTACCCGGCGAACGCGCAGCCCAGGGCGGTGCGTGCGGCGATCCGGCCCAGCGGGCGGACTCGGGCCCACAGCGGGTCCCGTACGACGGGTTCGCCCCGGAGGAGCGTGCGGTCGTCGACCAGGGGCACGGGCCGGGTGCCGCGCACCTGGTGGGCCCAGTCGCGCAGCAGGTCCGGGTCGGCGTCGGCGGGGGCCGCGAGGGCGAGATCCGCGCGGTCCACGAGACGGCTCAGGGCGCGCCGGGCGTCGGTGGCGCGGCCGGCGCCGGCCAGGGCGTGCCGGGCGGTCGTCAGAGCGGTGGCGGCGAGGGCACGGTCGTGGTCGTCGCGGGACTCCGCGTACGTGGCGGCGGCGCGGAGCGCCGCCCCGGTGGCCCGGCGTTCCGGCCCGTGGGGGCGGAGCAGGCCGGGTGCCATGCCGACCAGCCAGGACCAGGCGCCGGCGGCGGCCCCCAGGGCGAGGTGCCCGGGGACCTGACCGAGGGTCTGGGGCCCGAACAGGGCGGCGGTGCTGACGAACGTGAGGATGACGTGGCCGGGCGGGCCGATCCTGGTGGCGTCGCACAGCACCTTCTGGACGGCGGCCAGCACGGCGCCGACGGTGACGAGCACGACGGCGTCGTCGGTCAGCGAGGAGGCGACCAGGGCGGCGGCGAGGCCGGCGAGCATGCCGAGCAGCACCCACGCCAGGGTGCGGGCCCGGGCGGCGTAGGGGCGGTTGTGGGCGTACAGCGCGCACAGGGATCCGGCCATCGTGTACACCGCCAGGTCGAGCCGGCCCAGCGCCACCAGGGTGAGGTTGGGCGGGGCGACGGCGGCGACCACGCTCAGGGCGGGCTTGAACCAGATCTCCGGGGGCCGGCCGAGACGCAGTGCTCCGGCGACCGGAAGCGGAATTCGACTACTCACTTCATTACTTTAGCGAGTGTTTTACTCGTGAATCAAATGCGGGTGCTCCGCCGAACGCTCCCCGTGTACACCTCTGCGCCCGCGTGGCCCCCGTCCGGCCCGGGCATCGACGCACTGTCCGGACCGTCGAGCGGGGAGGTGCGCGTGCACGGACCGGCTTCGCCCGGCTGGCTGCTGGTCGCGCTGTGTGCGATCACCGGCGCCTACTGTCTGCTGCGGATGCGCAGCACCGTCGAGGAGCAGCGCCGGGCCGCGGGTGGTGAGGCGCTGATGGGGTTCGGGATGGCCGCGATGGCGGTGCCCGCCGCGGTCTTCACGCCTCCCGCCTGGACCTGGCCCGGCTACGCGGCCGTGTTCGGCGCCGCGGCCCTGCACGCCCTGTGGTCGGCGCGGGCCGGCGGACACCATCTGCACCACCTCGTGGGGGCCGTGGCCATGGTCTACATGTCCCTGGTGATGGCCGCCGCGCCAGGGGGTGGCCACGGCGGGCACGGCGACGCGGGTGTCCCGCTGCTGACGGGTGTGCTGCTCGCCTACTTCACGGGCTATGTGCTGCTGTCCGGCGTCCGGCTGGTGCCGGTCACGGCGGGCGGGCCGGGCGTCGGCTGGGGCGATCGCCCGGAACTGGCGCGCGCCTGCCGGCTGTCCATGGGGATCGCCATGCTGGCGATGCTGCTGACCCTCTGAGCGCGCTGTCGGGTGCCCGGACGGAACGGCACGGGTACGCCGGGCCACCGGGGGTATGCGGTGGCCACGGTGTTCATCCTGGGGCGGCCGGGATCGCCCGCGGCGCGTGCCGTGGACGCCACCCCGGATGCTGGAGTCCGCCCCACGAGTCGGCGAGGATCCCCGCATGCCCACCCCGTCCGTCGCGTCCCCGCCCCGCCCGAGTGCCGAGCGCGCGGTGTCCGGCTGGGCGGGTGCGCTCGCCCTCGCCTCGGCGCTGCTGCTCGCCCTGGTCGCCCTCCGCTGGCACCCGCTCATGGCGTTCGACGGCTCCGTCGCGGACACCACGCACCGCTGGGCCGTCGACGAACCGGGGCTGACGCATGTCGTCCGCATCCTGACGGACTGGGTGTGGGACCCGTGGACGATGCGGTTCGTGACCTTCGTGGCCGCGATCTGGCTGGTGTGGCGCCGGGCCGCCCGCTGGACGGCCATATGGCTGGTGGTCACATGTGCGCTGGCCACACTGGTCCAGCAGACACTGAAGGCCGCCGTCGACCGGCCCCGCCCCACCTGGCCCGACCCCGTGGACTCCGCCCACTTCGCCGCCTACCCGTCCGGGCACGCGATGACGGCGACGGTCGTCTGCGGCCTTCTGCTGTGGCTCCTGCACCGGTACGGGGTGGCCGGGCCCCTCTGGCACACGGCGGTCGCCGTGGCGGCCGTGTCCGTGACCGGCGTCGGCCTGACCCGGATCTGGCTAGGCGTCCACTGGACGTCGGACGTGCTGGGGGGCTGGCTGCTGGGCGCCCTGGTGGTGGCGCTGGCGGTGGGGGTGGACCTGCGCCGGACACGAGACTGGGCGGAGCCGGCCGACGAGGCGCACACCTGACTTCCCCCGGCACCGCCCACCCCCTGGCGCGAACTCGTCTCACCGCACCAGCAGGCCACCTACGCTCACCCCCATGACCGCAGTGCTGTTCGACTTCTCCGGGACGCTCTTCCGCGTCGAGTCCACCGAGTCATGGCTGCGCGGCACGCTCGCCGAGGCCCGCCGGGACCTCCCGAGGACGAGCTGCTGGAGGCGGCGCGGGCCCTGGAGGAGATGGGCGCGCTGCCCGGCGGGGCCCCGCCCTCCTGGCTCCCCGAGGAGGTCGCCAGCGTGTGGGGCGCGCGCGACACGAGCGAGGAGCTGCACCGGGCCGCGTACACCGGCCTCTCCCGGCAGGTGCCGCTGCCGGACGAGCGGCTGCACGACCTGCTGTACGACCGGCACATGACCCCGGCCGCCTGGGCGCCCTACCCGGACGCGGGCGACGTGCTGCGGGCGCTGCGCGATCGCGGAGTGGGCGTCGCGGTGGTCAGCAACATCGGCTGGGATCTGCGCCCGGTGTTCCGGGCCCATGGACTCGACCCCTATATCGATGCCTACGTCCTGTCCTTCGAGCACGGTGTCCAGAAGCCGGATCGCCGTCTGTTCACGGTGGCCTGCGAGGCGCTCGGCGCCGATCCCCGGGACGTCGTCATGGTCGGTGACAGCCGGCGTGCGGACGGTGGGGCGGCGGCCCTGGGCTGCACGGTGCACTTCGTGGACCATCTCCCGACGACCGAGCGCCCGGACGCCCTGCTGCCGGTACTCGACCTCGTGGGCTGAGACGCACTCCGCACCCGACTCGGGCGACGCGGTCCTCGAACACGGACAGTGCCTAGCCCGCCCTGGACGATCCCCCGCGTCGCCCAGGGCGGACGACATGGCCCGGCCGGGCACGGCGGCGCCGGACGGGACGTGCTGAGTATAGTTGGCTGGCAGCCAGTCAACGCAGGAGTTACAGGATGTCCCCGCGCAGCGCCTCGGTCAATGAAGAGTTGCGGCGGCGTTCCCGGGAGCGGCTTCTGCAGGCGGCGGTGGAGCTGGTCGGTGAGCGCGGGTTCGACGCGACCACCCTGGGCGACATCGCGGACCGGGCCGGCTCGGCGCGCGGGCTGGTGTCGTACTACTTCCCCGGCAAGCGGCAGTTGGTGCAGTCGGCCGTGCACCGGCTGATGCACCGGACGCTGGAGGAGGCGCTGGAGCGCGAGCCCCGTACCGAGGACGGCCGGGAGCGGCTGGCCCGTGCCATCGACGCCGTCCTCGGCCTGGCGACGGACCGGCCGGTGCTGATGCGTCAGCACATGGCGGGCATCCTGCAGGCGGAGGGCTTCGTGCAGTGCCCGGAGCAGCGGCGGCTGGCGGAGCTGCTGCGGGAGACCTGTGAGCGGTACGGCTCGCGGGACGTCGACGCGGACTATCCGATGCTGCGGGCCCTGCTGATGGGCGCGGTGTTCGCGGCCCTGGTGCCCGGGGTGCCGATGCCGGTTCCGGTGCTGCGGGCGGAGCTGTTCAAGCGCTACCGGCTGGACTGGGAGATGGGTGTCCCGCCGGACGCGGGAGCCGCTTCCGGCGGGACGTGCGACCAGGATCTGTCGCGGTTCTTCGCTACCGGGGGCGACCCCGGCCGCGCCGAGGGTCAGTCGAAGTAGTCGGGCTGGGTCTGGACGTTGAGTTCACGCAGGTGGACGCGGCGGGCCGGGTCCGTGCGGCGGTCGTCCAGCTTCAGGACGTCGAGGCCGCGCGCGATCTCGTTCGAGTAGATGTAGCCGTTGTAGTAGTACGCCGACCACGAGCCCGCGACCTGCAGGGTGTCCGTGGTCAGGGGGCCGCGGTCGAAGTAGGCGATCTCCTTCGGGCGCTTGGAGTCGGTGAAGTCCCAGACCGAGAGGCCGCCCTGGTACCAGGCCTGGACCATGATGTCCTTGCCCTTGACGGGGATCAGGGAGCCGTTGTGCGCCACGCAGTTCTCGGTGTCCGCCTGGTGCCGGGGGATCTTGAAGTAGCTGCGGAAGACGAGCTTGCGCTTGTCGCCCTTGCCAACGATGTCGTAGATGCCGTCGGCCCCGCGGTTCGGCCCGATCTCCGCGTTGCAGGTGGCCGCGCCGCCGCCGCCGAGCTCGTCGGTGAAGACGACCTTGTTCGCCTTCTGGTTGAAGGTCGCCGAGTGCCAGAACGCGAAGTTCACGTCGTCCCGGACCTGGTCGATGACCTTCGGGCGCTCCGGGTTCTTGATCGACATCAGGATGCCGTCGCCCATGCAGGCGCCGGCCGCCAGGTCCTCGGACGGCAGGACCGTGAGGTCGTGGCAGCCCGTGGTCTTGCTGACACGGCCCGGGATGCCGGGGTTGCCGCCACCGTCGGGGCCTTCACCGGGGAAGAGCACCGGGAAGTCGATGACCGCCGCCTTCTGCGGTGCGTTGCGCGGCACCTTGATCACGGAGATGCCGTCGTGCGGCGGCCGGCAGTCCGGGTAGGAGGCGTCGGGCGAGTACGAGGAGACGTAGATGTAGACGTTCTTGCGCTCGGGAACGAGCGTGTGGGTGTGCGAGCCGCACGCGGTCTCGACGGCGGCCACGTACTTCGGGTTGCGCTTGTCCTTGATGTCGAAGACCTTCATGCCCTCCCACGACGACTTCTCGGTGGCGGGCTGGGTGGTGCTGTTGCAACTGCTGTCGCTGCGCGAGGAGTCGGTGGACAGGAAGAGGAGGTCGCCGGAGACGGAGATGTCGTTCTGCGAGCCGGGGCACAGGACCTGCGCGACGGTCTTCGGGGCCTTCGGGTTGCTGATGTCGAAGATGCGGAAGCCGTCGTAGTTGCCCGCGAAGGCGTACTTGCCCTGGAAGGCGAGGTCGGAGTTGAGGCCCTGGAGGGCGTCCTTGGGGACGTTCGCCAGGTGCCGGATGTTGGCGGAGCGCACGATGTCGTCGGGGCCGGGCGCCTTGCCGTTCTTGAGCGCCTCGCGCACCTCGGCCCGCGTGCTGTCGGAGACCTTCTGCTCCTGGGCGGGCCCGTCCCCGGGGTCGGGGGTCGCGGTCGCCGGCTGTGCGGTGAGCAGCGCGCCCAGGAGTCCGGCGGCGACGGCCACGACTCCCAGGTGTCTGCGGCGGGTTCGGGGATCTCTGAACAGGATCACTGTTTTCCTCCCTCGTGCCGTTCACTGGAACGGTTCACGCACGCCCGAGTATCGTCGCAGTCATGCCCATATCAAAAGGGGACCAGGCACATGTGACACCGACTTCATCGCGCCGGGCCCGCGTCGCCCTGGCCGCGGCCGCCCTCGTGGCCGTGCTCGCCGGCTGCGACTCCGGCACCGACGCCAAGTCGCCCGCGTACAGCGGGCCTTCGGTGATCGTGCCTGGTGAACCGGGTGAACCGAACAAGGTGCTGTCCGCCGAGGAGGCCGCCCGGCAGCGCGCCGAGGACGACTCCCCCAACTCCGCGGACGTCGACTACGCGCGCATGATGATCCAGCACCATGAGCAGGCCCTGGTGATGACCGAACTCGTGCCGAAGCGCGCCGAGTCAGCGAAGGTGAAGAAGCTCGCCGCGCGGATCGCCGCCGCGCAGGGTCCCGAGATCGACGCGATGAAGGGCTGGCTGAAGACCCACGGCAAGGACACGCGGGCCGAGGGCCACGAGCACGCGCACACGCCGATGCCCGGCATGGCGACCGACGCCCAGCTCGCCACGTTGCGGGCCGCGCGCGGGAAGGCGTTCGACGAGCTGTTCCTGACGCTGATGATCACCCATCACGACGGGGCGATCACCATGGCCACGGACGTGAAGGCGCAGGGCAACAACATCCAGGTCGAGGAGATGGCGGACGACGTCGTCGCGCAGCAGACGACGGAGATCTCCCGGATGCGGGACCTGCTCTGAGGGAGCGCGCCGCCGACGCGTGTCAGCGGCGCGCGCGGCGCGGGGGCAGGAAGCCCGCGTCGCGCGCCTGCCCGATGAGCCGCAGCGACCGGCGCCGGCTGTGCCCGGTCGCGCCCATCACGGCGAGAACGGGGTCGGCGCCCCGTTCCTGGGCGTTGAGGTACTCCCGCGCGACCAGCCACTGCCCCTCGACGCCGAGCGGCCACTCCGGGCGCGCCCGGCTCGCCGGGGAGCCGTCGGGCCCGCGGCCCGTGACGCCGCACGCCTCGGAGAGCGGATCCTCGATCCAGTCGGCGAGCGCCGCGAGGTCGTCCAGCGAGAGCGCCGGTACGGCCCGGACGTCCTCCAGGTAGACGCCGCCGTCGCCGACCACGGCGACCGCGTCCACGTGTGCGCCGTCACCGAACTCCAACCGGACACCCAGCCACGAGGTGGCTCCGGCGCCGTCCCGCACTTCCCACGCGGGCCACACGGACACGGTGCCGTCTGTCGCACAACGATCGGAAAGATTAAGAAAGGATGCTTCCAGCACACACGCAACGTAACCGCATGATCACATTCCATAACGAACGAACACGCTCCCCGCGCGTGGGACAGCACCCTGTCAGCGGAGCGGCGGCGGTGCGATGCTGGAGTCGAGAGCGACTCCCGACCTTCCATGACCGAGGAGTTCCGCCGTGCTCAGGATCGCCGTCGTCGGTTCCGGTCCCAGCGGGTGCTACACCGCGCAGGGCCTCGTCCAGCAGCACCCCGGCGCGCTCGTCGACGTCCTGGACCGGCTGCCGTGCCCGTACGGCCTGGTGCGGTACGGGGTCGCCCCGGACCACGAGAAGATCAAGTCCCTGCAGGACACGCTGCGCTCGGTGCTGGAGCACGAGCGGGTGCGGTTCCTCGGCGGGGTCCCGGTCGGCCCGGAGGGCGTGCCCGTCGCACAACTGCGCGAGCTGTACCACGCGGTGGTGTACTGCGTGGGCGCCGCCACCGACCGGCGCCTCGGGATCGCGGGCGAGGATCTGCCGGGCAGCTGGTCGGCGACCGAGTTCGTGTCCTGGTACAGCGCCCATCCCGACGCCGCCACCGACGGGTTCTTGACCGGGGCGCGCTCGGCGGTGGTCATCGGCGTCGGCAACGTCGCCGTCGACGTGACCCGCATGCTGGCGCGCGGCGCGGCCGAACTCAGCCCCACCGACATCCCGCACGCCGCGCTCACCGCCCTCGCCGCGAGCCGGGTCTCCGATATCAGCATGGTCGGCCGGCGCGGCCCGTCGCAGGCCCGCTTCACCACCAAGGAGCTGCGCGAACTGGGCACACTGCCGGACACCGAGGTCCGTGTGGACCCGCGGGAGCTGGCCATGGACCCGGCGTGCGCGGATCCCGGTTCTCTGCCCGCGCCGCGGCGCCGCAACGTGGAGGTGCTGCGCGACTGGGCCGAGGCCCCGGCGCGGGCCGCCCCCCACCGCATCCGGCTGCGCTTCTTCCTGCGTCCGGTCGAACTCCTGCCCCGCGAGGGCCGGGTGGGCGCGGTGCGCTTCGAGCGGACGGCACCCGACGGGGCCGGCGGGGTGCGGGGCACCGGCCGGTTCGAGGACGTGGAGGCCCAGTTGGTGCTGCGGTCGGTGGGCTATCGCGGAGTGCCGCTGGAGGGGCTGCCGTTCGACCCGGCGACCGGCACGGTGCCGCATCGCGCCGGCCGGGTGCTGCGTGACGGGGCGGTGGCGCCGGGCGAGTACGTGGCCGGCTGGATCAAGCGCGGGCCGACGGGGGTCAT encodes:
- a CDS encoding DUF5134 domain-containing protein gives rise to the protein MHGPASPGWLLVALCAITGAYCLLRMRSTVEEQRRAAGGEALMGFGMAAMAVPAAVFTPPAWTWPGYAAVFGAAALHALWSARAGGHHLHHLVGAVAMVYMSLVMAAAPGGGHGGHGDAGVPLLTGVLLAYFTGYVLLSGVRLVPVTAGGPGVGWGDRPELARACRLSMGIAMLAMLLTL
- a CDS encoding phosphatase PAP2 family protein, which codes for MPTPSVASPPRPSAERAVSGWAGALALASALLLALVALRWHPLMAFDGSVADTTHRWAVDEPGLTHVVRILTDWVWDPWTMRFVTFVAAIWLVWRRAARWTAIWLVVTCALATLVQQTLKAAVDRPRPTWPDPVDSAHFAAYPSGHAMTATVVCGLLLWLLHRYGVAGPLWHTAVAVAAVSVTGVGLTRIWLGVHWTSDVLGGWLLGALVVALAVGVDLRRTRDWAEPADEAHT
- a CDS encoding FUSC family protein; its protein translation is MSSRIPLPVAGALRLGRPPEIWFKPALSVVAAVAPPNLTLVALGRLDLAVYTMAGSLCALYAHNRPYAARARTLAWVLLGMLAGLAAALVASSLTDDAVVLVTVGAVLAAVQKVLCDATRIGPPGHVILTFVSTAALFGPQTLGQVPGHLALGAAAGAWSWLVGMAPGLLRPHGPERRATGAALRAAATYAESRDDHDRALAATALTTARHALAGAGRATDARRALSRLVDRADLALAAPADADPDLLRDWAHQVRGTRPVPLVDDRTLLRGEPVVRDPLWARVRPLGRIAARTALGCAFAGYASLALGVGRPYWALVTAASLYQASFTLTWGRGIQRVVGNLLGVLLFAALVPVAHLGGLALVLCCVALNFGAEALIGRNYWLGSVCVTPMALLITEFAGLQDPGRLIGERVLDTLVGALVGLLAAVAVPDRAGARVVRRAREAPRTLAGTGHREGPHHDQRTDSDTTEGVRP
- a CDS encoding NADP oxidoreductase, which encodes MLRIAVVGSGPSGCYTAQGLVQQHPGALVDVLDRLPCPYGLVRYGVAPDHEKIKSLQDTLRSVLEHERVRFLGGVPVGPEGVPVAQLRELYHAVVYCVGAATDRRLGIAGEDLPGSWSATEFVSWYSAHPDAATDGFLTGARSAVVIGVGNVAVDVTRMLARGAAELSPTDIPHAALTALAASRVSDISMVGRRGPSQARFTTKELRELGTLPDTEVRVDPRELAMDPACADPGSLPAPRRRNVEVLRDWAEAPARAAPHRIRLRFFLRPVELLPREGRVGAVRFERTAPDGAGGVRGTGRFEDVEAQLVLRSVGYRGVPLEGLPFDPATGTVPHRAGRVLRDGAVAPGEYVAGWIKRGPTGVIGTNRPCAKETVASLLADAAALERGPVPEEPVTALRAAGIDPVRWEGWRAIERAEAELGASLGRGTVKLPDWRSLMNAAQSGGR
- a CDS encoding DUF305 domain-containing protein, producing MPISKGDQAHVTPTSSRRARVALAAAALVAVLAGCDSGTDAKSPAYSGPSVIVPGEPGEPNKVLSAEEAARQRAEDDSPNSADVDYARMMIQHHEQALVMTELVPKRAESAKVKKLAARIAAAQGPEIDAMKGWLKTHGKDTRAEGHEHAHTPMPGMATDAQLATLRAARGKAFDELFLTLMITHHDGAITMATDVKAQGNNIQVEEMADDVVAQQTTEISRMRDLL
- a CDS encoding LVIVD repeat-containing protein — its product is MILFRDPRTRRRHLGVVAVAAGLLGALLTAQPATATPDPGDGPAQEQKVSDSTRAEVREALKNGKAPGPDDIVRSANIRHLANVPKDALQGLNSDLAFQGKYAFAGNYDGFRIFDISNPKAPKTVAQVLCPGSQNDISVSGDLLFLSTDSSRSDSSCNSTTQPATEKSSWEGMKVFDIKDKRNPKYVAAVETACGSHTHTLVPERKNVYIYVSSYSPDASYPDCRPPHDGISVIKVPRNAPQKAAVIDFPVLFPGEGPDGGGNPGIPGRVSKTTGCHDLTVLPSEDLAAGACMGDGILMSIKNPERPKVIDQVRDDVNFAFWHSATFNQKANKVVFTDELGGGGAATCNAEIGPNRGADGIYDIVGKGDKRKLVFRSYFKIPRHQADTENCVAHNGSLIPVKGKDIMVQAWYQGGLSVWDFTDSKRPKEIAYFDRGPLTTDTLQVAGSWSAYYYNGYIYSNEIARGLDVLKLDDRRTDPARRVHLRELNVQTQPDYFD
- a CDS encoding DUF6214 family protein, producing MSVWPAWEVRDGAGATSWLGVRLEFGDGAHVDAVAVVGDGGVYLEDVRAVPALSLDDLAALADWIEDPLSEACGVTGRGPDGSPASRARPEWPLGVEGQWLVAREYLNAQERGADPVLAVMGATGHSRRRSLRLIGQARDAGFLPPRRARR
- a CDS encoding TetR/AcrR family transcriptional regulator — encoded protein: MSPRSASVNEELRRRSRERLLQAAVELVGERGFDATTLGDIADRAGSARGLVSYYFPGKRQLVQSAVHRLMHRTLEEALEREPRTEDGRERLARAIDAVLGLATDRPVLMRQHMAGILQAEGFVQCPEQRRLAELLRETCERYGSRDVDADYPMLRALLMGAVFAALVPGVPMPVPVLRAELFKRYRLDWEMGVPPDAGAASGGTCDQDLSRFFATGGDPGRAEGQSK